ACGGCCAACACGCAAGTCATCAGGCTCATTGCGATCTGTTTCATACTGTTACTGGTTTGATGTACAGTTGATATACGATAAAATTGCTGAAAAGGTTGACCTTTCCTCAACTTTCTTTTGAGGCATTTAGCTTTGAGATATTACAAAAACACACCGAGGTCTTTCAGTCCCAGCATACGGGAGGAGGTGAATCCTTCGCCGTAGGGAACCCCAATGGCGTGGCCCATTTCGCGTGCGCGGGCAATAATAAACTCAAGGAAATCGGGTGTGGAGATATAGCTCTGCGGCTCGTTGCTTAGCGCGTTATACTCAGGAACATGAAACTGACTTTTAAATTCGCGGATGGCCTGCAGCTTCTGCTCATGCACCTCCGAAATATCGATCACAAAATCGGGTTGGATATAACGATCCTGGATGGCGTGAAAAACATTTTTGGGCCGCCAGGCTTCCTGTTCGGTACCCTTTTCGTCCAGGGTTTTGATCATCCGGAGGCCCGCATAAAAGCAGCTGTCCGCAACGAGCCTGCCACCACGGCCATGGTCAGGATGACGGTCGTCAATGGCGTTCGTGATAACAATATCCGGGCGGTACTTCCTGATAAAAGGAATAATGGCCTTTTGCTGATCCTCGCTGTTGGTAAAGAAGGCGTCGGACAGTCCAACATTTTCCCTGACAGATACGTTTAAAACCCGAGCGGCGTTTTGCGCCTCCTGCAACCTGCCTTCGGGTGTCCCGCGCGTGCCGAGTTCTCCCCGGGTAAGATCCACAATACCCACTTTTTTTCCGAGCGCGATCTGCGTAAGCAAGGTCCCGGCGCAACACAGTTCCACGTCGTCCGGATGTGCGGTAATGGCAAGTATATCAAGTTTCATTTTATAGCTATTTGATGCGCAGCTTCTGCCCAAGGCGTAAAGTTGAGCGCGTAGAAATTCGGTTCCTTCTTGCAATAGACGATACACTCACACCATAGCGCGATGCAATGGAAGAAAGAGTATCTCCGGATCGTACTTTATGCAGTACGGATCGGGTATAGGAAGCAGGAGCATCACCGGATTCAAATTCACTTTTACTTGACTTGCCCCTTAAATGGTTCCATACCTCACTGGTAAGCATAAAATGGTCGGAGCGGATTTGCTTTTGCTCCCAGTCAAAAATATTACGGGGATCAAAAGGATTTCCCTCGTAGCGGTTTTCATAATGCAAATGTGACCCCGTGCTTCTTCCCGTATTTCCGCCCAGGCCAATGACCTCCCCGGCTTTCACAATCTGCCCGGACTCAACCAGCTGTTTGGACAAATGGCCGTACAATGTTTCCAGTCCGTTATAGTGCCTCACCACAATAAAACGCCCATAACCGCTTCCATCCCAGGCTACAATCCTGATCATTCCGTCGTAGGTACTGCGGACAGAATCGCCCGTATCCAGGTCCAGATCTGTACCATTGTGCCAGCGGCCCCAGCGGTAACCAAAATTGGATGTAGGCCGGGTGATGGTCATGGGGGTACTCCACAGGCGGTTTATTGCGGGGTCATACAATTTAAGATCTATGGGCTCGTCAAAGTCAAGCGGATTAAGGCCATAGGGATTAATGATACGGGCATCCCAGATGGCGTAATATTCTGCAGCTTTTACCCAGTCGTCTCCCACGAGCAGGGAATCCACCATTTCTACTACCTCGGGCTCTCCTTCATCCAGTGTGGAAGTATCTTCACTCACAACCGGATTAAGCGGTTTTACAGGTTCAAACTGGCTCTGAAATTTAAGATTTGAACTTTCTACCTGGTATTCATCCTCGACCTGTGGTGTTGCAGCTTTTGTGGGACCTTCATTTCCGTTGTTACCGGTCTGGTTGATTTTTGGGTTATTTTTAAATTTACCCCGTTCCTGTGCCTGCGCGTTTTGCGAGATGATGCACACCAATATCAACAAACCTGTAATAAGCGTTCCTTTCATAAATAAAAATACCGCCAGCTTACTTAACAGGGCCCTTAAGTAAGCTGACTTTTAAATTTCTAACTGTTTTGGGTTATTCTAAGCGGTCTCTTCCATCGCCACTTCCACCTCTCTTTCCACCAGGAAACGCTCTGCATCCAAAGCCGCCATACAACCGGTTCCGGCAGCTGTTACTGCCTGGCGGTATACATTGTCCTGGGCGTCACCACAGGCAAATACGCCTTTGATGTTGGTGCACGAACTTCCTTTGATGGTCTGGATATATCCGGTTTCGTCCATGTGGAGGTAACCTTTGAAAATATCCGTATTGGGTTTATGGCCAATTGCAACGAAGAAACCGGTTGCTGTAAGTACGCTTTCTTCGCCGGTTTTATTGTTTCGTACCAAAACACTTTCCAGTTCTTCCTCTCCGTTCAGTCTGACGGTTTCGGTATTCCAGAGAATTTCGATATTGGGAAGTGTCTCCAAACGTTTCTGCATGATCTTGGAGGCGCGCATTTCGTCGCGTCTTACCAGCAGGTAAACTTTACGGCAAAGTTTGGCAAGATAACTGGCTTCTTCCGCAGCCGTGTCTCCTGCCCCAACCACTACAACGTCCTGGCCACGGAAAAAGAAACCATCACAAACGGCACAAGCGGAAACGCCGCGGCCATTCAGCCTTTCTTCGCCATCAATGCCCAGCCATTTGGCAGAAGCGCCAGTGGAAATAATGACTGCATTGGCTTCAATTTCTTTTTTGCCGTCAATGATCACTTTATGCGGATAACCGGTGAAATCTACCTCGGTTGCCATGCCGTAACGGATATCCGTTCCGAACCTTCTGGCTTGTTTTTCAAAATTAATCATCATTTCCGGGCCTGAAATACCATCAGGATAGCCCGGGTAGTTATCCACTTCGGTAGTGATGGTAAGTTGTCCGCCAGGCTGTGAGCCCTGGTATAAAACCGGATTAAGTCCGGCCCGTGAAGCGTATATGGCAGCGGTGTAACCGGCAGGGCCGGAACCGATAATCAGACAGTCAATTTTTTCGGGTGTCATCAGAATTCTTTCGGGTAATATTTAGTATTTCGTTTTTTCATTCCGGCTCGGGAAGTCTGCGCCACCTTTACCTGAATAGTGTGGGGGTATCTTATATTAACACCATTTCACCGATGAGTGAACATAAGTTGGGGTACAAAAGTGCGAAATTTCCTTCCGTTATCCAAGTTTCTTAAAGGATGCGCCACTCAATCCGCCTGTTTTTCTGCCTGTTTTCTTCCGAATTATTTGGTACTGCTGGTACAGTTTTACCATAACCTTTTGCCAGAAGCCGATCGGGCGAAATTCCTGAATTTTTAAGAAAATTGGTTACCGATATGGCGCGCTGCCGGGAGAGTTCCAGATTAGCGGCGTCTGCCCCTACGTCATCGGTATGTCCGGCAATTTCTATCCGGACTGTTTTGTTTTCGGAGAGGAAACCAGCGAGCCGGTTCAGCTCCACTTTTGATTTTTCGTCCAGTTCATAAGAGCCAGTCCGGAAGAAAATGTTGTGCAGCACTTCCACCCGATTTTTCTCTATACTTTCCAGAGGTATTTCCAGATTAACGGTGGATGCAGAGTCGCGCACACTGAAGGATAAACTTTTAAAAAGGTACCCCTCCGCAGAAACATAAAAGGCGTAATCGCTTCCCTGGTTCAGTACCGCCAGGAAACTTCCGGTTTTAGGGTCAGCCTGGTAGGTACCTACCTTGTTTTGTGTCTGCAGATCGAACAGGTCTATATGCCCGGTAACGGGTTCTGATGTTTTTTTATCGATAATTTTTCCCTTGGCGTACCGGGTCGGGATAATCATCTCTCTTAATTTTCGGGGAAGTTCAAAAGTGAAAAGCATGGGTTTCCCATTGCGGGTACTTTCGTCGGTATAATAGGCCCGGATGCCATCAGAAGCGATGAACATTCCCACCTGGTCTGTTACGGTGTTAATGGGATATCCGATATTGACAGGGGCCGCCCAGGTGGTATCCGATAACCGGGAGATAAAAAGGTCAAAGCCACCCATGCCGGGAAAACCATTCGAAGAGAAGAACAGCGTGCGGTTGTTGGCATGAATGAAGGGGGCCACTTCTTCTTCCGGAGAATTGATAGCCATTCCCGCATTTTTAGGTTCATCCCATTCTCCTGTTGCATTGACGCGAGCTACCCAGATATCTTTCTTGCCGTATCCGCCGCGGCGGTCGGAAGCAAAGTACAATACCTGCCCGTCGGCCGAAAGGGAAGGTTGAGACTCCCAGTCGCGGCTGTTGATGACGCCCCCCATATTCACCGGCGTCGACCAGTCGTTTCCTTCCTTGCGGGTAATGTAAAGGTCGCAGCTGCCGTAGCCATCTTCCCGGTTGCAGGCCGTAAATACGAGCGTTCGTCCATCGGCGGAAATGGAACAGGTACCTTCGTTGTTGGCCGAATTGATGGTTTTCGAGATTTGTTCGGGAACATCCCAGTGTTTCTCAATACGGTGCGTTATGTATATGTTCTCGTCACGTTCGGATGTTAGCCCCGTAAAGATCAGCGTTTCGTTATCAGCCGTTAACACCGGAAAGTATTGGGAGCTCAGAAAATTCACGGTATCTCCCAGCGAGTATTTTTTGATGTCAAGAGGTGTTTTTACCGCCTCTTTCGCGAATTTACAGGAGGCTATCAGTTTTTCTGTGAGCCGGTTAAGGCTGGATTTCGGAGGGAAAAGCGGCAATGCTTTTTCAAAGTAATACTGGGCTGAGTCGTACCGTTCTGCCTGAAAATGAGCCCGTCCCAGCCATTGGTAACCGGCAGCAGACTGCGGGTCTGCCGGACGTATGACAATTAATCTCTGGAAATATTTTTTGGAAAGATCCGCGTTGCGCTGCAGTTCCGAGATCTGTGCCATGCGAAGATTACTTTCGTAATGTCCGGGGTCTGTTTCCAGTACCTTTTCATAGAGGCTGGCCGCCTCATGCAACTGCCTTGCCTGCCAGGCCTTTTGTGCTTTTTCGTAAAGATCCCTCGCCTTACGGGAAGAGGGTAAATCCTGGCCCTGAAGAGAACATATCGAAAGCCAGAAAAGGAGAATCAGACTAGCAAACTGACGGTACATTACGGAATATTCATATACTTATGGGTTTGTAACGACATTTTCCATTTTGGATTGTCTTTGATGTAGTCAATTATCAAAGGCAGCATCTGTTCGTGTTTACTCCATTCGGGTTGCAAAAGAAGAGTGCAGTCTTCCTTTACCAGTGCAGCATGTTCCTCAGCAAAATCGAAATCGCTTTTGTTGTAAATAATCGCTTTTAGCTCATTCGCATTTTGGTAAATATCGGGATGCGGTGTTTTGAATTTTTTGGGGGAAAAGCACACCCAATCCCAATGGCCTGTGAATGGGTAAACCCCCGATGTTTCGATGTTGGTTTTGAATCCTTCGGCTTTCAGCTGCGTTGTAAGTGCATCGAGATTGTACATCAACGGTTCGCCTCCGGTAATCACGGCAAGCCTTCCGGGATATTCCAAAGCACCCTGCACAATGGTTTCGATAGAGGTTTTGGGATGGATATCAGCATCCCATGACTCTTTTACATCGCACCAGTGGCAACCTACCTCACAGCCTCCGAGACGAATGAAATAGGCTGCCTTCCCGCTGTGCTGGCCTTCGCCCTGTAGCGTGTAAAAGGCCTCCATAAGTGGAAGCTGGTGGGTGATAATGGGTAGTGTTTCGTGAAGCAAAGTGGCCAAGGCAGAATATCAGAAGTTTTTAAAAATTATCCAAAGATAGCTGGTAACAAAAAATATCGGTAAATAATTTTACAATGGGGGCTAACACCTGGCCAAAACAAAATTTGAACAAATAAGATAGAGCTCACAGCTCTTTGACAGTAGCGGAATGCTTAGAGCGATTGAGAATATTCCAGAAGTTTGATCAAGTCCTGCTCATTCGAGAAGCTGACATTATTTTCAGCCAAATAGCGGTCGATCTCTTTCCTGTGCCGGGGGAATATTTTAATCAGATTGGCCCTGGAAGCGGGGCGAAAGCGGTCATTTTGATCCATCAAAAAGTAGCTTGTCGCTTTTTTCAGATATACTACGCCTGCGGTTTTTAACGGTTGAAAATATCCTTTTAAATTTTCCACAGTTGAGTAGGAAGTAATGTTTCCGTCTGAAAAAATCCTGCCATATCCGGGATAATTGTCGGTGTCGCTCACAATCAGTTCTTGTCTTTTGGTGAGTCTTACTTTATTGAAATTCGCAATTTCCAGGAGGTGACCCTGATCAGGCCAATAATAAAACAGCAGATCGTCAATGATGATGCGGCTGATAAGATCGTTGTCGGCCAGACGCAATGTGTCATTTTTAGTGCTGATAAATAGTATTTCCGAATGCGGGAAACTATAATTGAGCATTGCTTCGGTTTTTTTTCCGCTCCTGAAATAAACGGTTCCTTTCCTGAAATTTTCAAGCATAAACCGATCTTTGGCCGGAATTACTTTTGTTATATCGTTATCCCCCTGAACGCGATAAGTATTTTTGAAACTTTGTGCCAACAAATGTGTGCTGACTAACAGGTAAACTGGAAGGAGAAAATATACTTTCATGACCGGAAGGGTGTAGAGTAGCAAATGGTGACCTGAAAATACAACTAATTGATGGTAAAAGTTACTTTTTGGTGCATTTTGAATGCGGAATTTAAGCAATCAATAAGTGTCACTTGCCGATAGCTAATTTATTAGCACCATCTCTTGTTCAGATTATCGGATACTGAATACGATATTTGCAGTATGAATAATTTTTCAATCCATCAGCAGGAAGTGATTTGTGCTCTTGCAACGCCCTCAGGAGTGGGGGCGATTGCCATTATCCGGGTGTCCGGATCAGGAAGTATTGCACTTGTCAATGCCATTTTTAAGGGAAAAAACCTTGAAACGGCGGAGAGCCATACCGTACATTTTGGCACGATATATAACAAATCGGACATCGTAGATGAGGTATTGGTGACGGTTTTCAAAACACCCAGATCCTTTACAAAAGAAGATTCCGTCGAGATTTCGTGCCATGGTTCGGATTACATCATCCGGCAGATCATGAAGTTGTTGATTCAGAAAGGGGCCAGGATTGCCAAGCCAGGTGAATTTACCCAGCGGGCGTTTTTGAATGGCCAGTTCGATCTGGTACAGGCAGAAGCGGTGGCCGACCTCATTGCGGCCGATTCCGAAGCGAGCCATAAAACAGCATTAAACCAGCTGAGGGGCGGGTTTTCTAAAAAACTCGCGTCGTTACGAACGGAACTTATCCATTTCGCTTCGCTGATCGAACTGGAACTGGACTTTGGCGAAGAGGATGTGGAGTTTGCCGAACGCGATGACCTGCGGCAACTGATCACCTCATTGCAGGAAACCATTGCGCCGCTGATCGAATCCTTTGACTATGGAAATGCCATCAAGGAAGGTATTCCTGTGGCGATTATCGGGTCACCCAATGTTGGGAAGTCCACTTTGCTGAATGCGTTGCTGAATGAAGAAAAGGCCATTGTCACCAGCGTCGCTGGTACCACCCGCGATGTGATCGAGGATACCATCGTCCTCGACGGACTCAAATTCCGTTTCATCGACACTGCGGGCATCCGTGAAACGACCGACCTGGTGGAATCCATCGGCATTGAAAGATCCAAGGCGGCTATGGAAAAGGCCGATATCGTGATTTTCCTTTTTGACAGCGCCGAAACTTTGGCTGAAAACAGAGCCCTGGCAGCGTTGCTTCCGACCGGGAAACAGGTACTTTTTGTTTTAAATAAAACAGACATCAATCCGGAACTTTACGCGCGTCTGTCCGCAGATGATACTGATATTGTCCCTATTTCCGCCCATACGCAGCAAAACCTGCCGGCCCTGACCGGAAAGCTTGTTTCACTGGTTCACGGGCAAGCCGCCGCCGATACGGTTGTCACCAACCTCAGGCATTACGAGCATCTGGTGAAAACGTTTGATTCACTTGCCGATGTTCTGAACGGTTTATCCCTGGGCGTAACCGGCGATTTCCTTGCCCAGGACATCCGGCTGGCCCTGCATCATCTGGGCGAAATCACCGGCACGATCGTGACGGATGATTTGCTGGATAATATTTTTAGCAAGTTTTGTATCGGGAAGTAGGAGCGCAAAGTAACTGCAAATAATAGTATATAAACGGTTGAAAATTAGACTTTTAGTTAAGATTTTCAACCGTTTCTTTTTGGTCATTTGCTGGTATTTTGATTATATTTGTCCCCTATGTAAGCTTCCCATTTTTAGAACACTGTAGGCTTAGACTACTTTTGGTTTGTAACAGTCGATTCTTTTTCTTTTATCGCTTCCTCTGTTAGGAGAATACGTTTTTGATTTGGGTTTAATCCGTAAGACTATCCAAGAGCAACATACAAGAATATGGGACTGATTTGCGTCCAGGGATTAGGATGATAATACAGTTATGATAACCTCCAAAAACTTTGCGCGCTCTTGGGTGTTGGTATTGAGCCCAAGAGTTTGCACTTCACTGGTTTTTATGCTCAGGGCGACGCTTTTGTTTCAGTGCTAAGTTTGATATTGCTGGGCTTATAGGAGGGGTCAGAAAACGGGCTTGGATAGCGCTGATGCCTGAATCAGAACTGGAATTGCGAGTGCCGGATATTTCTCCCCGTGTGTTTTTACTGATCAAAAAAGCAGGTATTGATATTTCAGCAAAGATTCAGGCTCACAGCAACGGCATTCAATCCGGGATAAATTGGAATTATAAATCCTGCAAAAATCTTTCCAACATCGATAACGCCTTTCCTGATCTGGAAATCTGGTTTCAAAAGACAGCAAAAACGCTTAATGATTATTTATATAAGAGCCTGCAAAATGAGTATCAGTTTGTGATCTCCGAGCAAAGCCAAGCTGAAACAATTACCGAAAATGAATATCGTTTTACAATAGACCGTGAACCCGCGTTTTATTTAAAGCCACTAGTCCAATCAGGCGTTAATTTATAACATTTTCAGAAATCAAAATACGATTGCCATGCAAATTAAATATATCAAGGATCAGAAGATAATGGTCAAACAGGCAGCCCTATTCAAACAATACAGGCATCAGTCTTTCTTGAGAGATATCTGACAAGGCTTTACATAGTGATTCTTAAGTGTGCCGGCTTAACTTTTACAGCAAACTAAAATCGGGGTGAGTCTGAAAAATCGCGCCCTGCGGCCGCTGCCGCAGGGCGGTTAATCGGTAGAAGCCTTATGGACAGCGGCCTTATCAGGGCCGCACGCATAAGGCTTATCGTTTCTTGTTAAAGGAGCAGTGTTTGTAAAAGTACTGCAAACGTCTCGTATGCTTTTCGATAGCATTAAAGCCAGAAAACTGTATAGTCGCTTTTAAACCTATCAAAACACAGGGGCAATTTTTTACTATTCATATCTAGAAATATCAAAATAGGCCTCTTCGATTTAAAAGCAACGGCAGTAGCAACCAAAGAAGCAAAAATTGTGGGTCAGCTAATCAGAGAATATCGTTGGTATTATACGTCAGGCAGATTTCTGCTATGCGTTGATGGAATTACCCATTGCTTTCGGGAGGAAGAAAAACGAATGTCATCAATCAGCTTATGCAGAATAACCGCATCGTCAAATGAAGGGGCTGAGTTAGTCCCATGTAAAATGTCGCTTGCGATTCTGTTGTACATTTCTCTAACATTTGTATGAGGTCCAAAGGATTCCTCTTTATTATCAATATTGATCAGCTCTGGCTCCTGGCTTGACGGAGTATAATGGCTGATTGTAAAATCTGCCATCTGGGTGTGCCCGGTCTGGGCTTTAAGGACAATTTTCCCCTTCGACCCTTCTATCTCCCAAATAATAGCATCACCATTTACAGAATTAGCGCCCTGATAATTAATTGAAAATGGAGCTTCCTTATTTAGGTTTCCAATTACCGAGATGAAATCGGGAGCGTCAGCATCTATAAACTTGCCGGTGTCAAGTGCTTTAACTTTTGGGTATCGTGTGTGCACTATTGCGGACAAATCCCTGATATCTCCCAAAACATCACAGACTGCCGCAAGTGTATGAGCAAAAGGAATGGTCAACAGATCAGCACCATTCTGCTTTTTTCGTAAATACTCCTCATTTTTTGTGTCGGTGATTGTATCACCCCAGGGAGCTGCCCAACCTCGTATGCTGCTCGACAGGATAGAGCCGATAAAATCATTTTTAATCAGATCAGCCGTTTTACGTATGGCCACAGAAACACGGGCCTGCGTTCCAGTAACAGCAATTACTGATCTTTCATGCGCCATTGCAGCTAATTCTTCTACTTCTGCCAGCGAGCGCCCGAGTGGCCACTCGCAATAGACATGCTTCCCATGCGAGAGTATGGTCTTGATCGCATCGTAGTGCAACGGGACCCGGACTGTTACTACAATCAAATCAATTTCCTCAGATGAAGCCATTTCTTCAATACTGCCGAAAGCCAATGGAATCCGGCAGGCTTCGGCAGCAGCGCGCGAACTCTCCAGACTGGAATTCACGACACCCACTATTTCATATTGGTCAGTCAATTGACCAAGAGCGGGCAGATGCGCAACGGCAGCCCAACTCCTGCCCGCTTGCAGGCCAACAATTCCAACCCTTATTTTTGAACGATTTTGCATTTTTGCTTTTTGTTTACAAAGTTCACATCAGTAACTAGGGCAGTCAATAAGAGGGAATATATTCCTACGGGGATAATTTTGTCCCCTATATGCCTGTTGTGAATCTATGCTTATTTTTGTAATTAAGACAAAAAAGAAGATGTACGAAAAAAAAATGCCCCTGCCGCTCGAATGTGGCCTGGCGATGACAAAAGAAATACTGGGTGGCAAGTGGAAACCAAATTTATTACTGGCTATATCAATAGGGATCAACCGCCCAAGCCAGTTACACCGCGAGATTCCACAGTCAACCAAGCGGGTTTTAAATCTGCAGTTGAAGGAACTGGAAGAATTCGAAATGATTGAAAAGAAAATTTATCATCAGCTACCACCCAAGGTAGAATATCGCCTTACCGAGCGCGGAGAAACACTGATGCCTATATTAAGACAAATGAACGAATGGGGGGATAACAATCGCTCATTTATCAAGAGTGTTATCCTGAAAAGATCAAAAGCACTGGATTAACCATTTGGCTGCCTGGCCCACCAGGAAAAATTCGTAATGCGCCAAATCCCTTTTTTCTCTTAAATTCCAATAAGGTTTGGGCGGGTAAGACAATTTTTTATGACATTGACAAATTCGACAGTCAAGTCAAGTAAGCTGATATTGGTGAAGTAAGCATTGGCAAAATGTACCTGTGTCATCAACTTTTGTCCATTCTTTCCCATATTTCAACCTGTCAATTTTGCATTCAGTTTAAGGGACGCAATTCAAAACCGCCCCTGTCATCTTAACTCAATGCAAAATGAAAGGACAACAGAACCGCACATTAGGTGCATTCGAAAAAGCGTTTTGGCTTCTGGACCAAATTGACTCCAAAGACTTCGCCCTGGCCGCGGACATTTCCGGTACACAGCCCGTTGAAAAATGGAGTAAGGCCGTCGACATGGCACAACAACGCCATCCAAACCTTTCTGTGAGCGTTGTGCCGGATGAACTTTCCCGGCCCACATTGCAGCATGTAAACAACCTGCACATTCCACTGCGTGTGGTGCATGCAGAGCCGGATTACCGCTGGGAGCAGGAAGTTGAAAAGGAACTTTCTGTAAGATTTAATACCGAAGAAGGCCCGCTATTAAGAGTTGTTTTGGTACAAAAAACAGATAGCATCGTTTTGATCCTGTCTGCAAACCACACTGTGGCAGATGGAACATCTTTAAGCTATTTGACGCGGGACATTTTACTGGCCGTCACTGGAAACGAACTTGAACTCATGGAGGCACAGGTGTTTAACGACGAAACGCTTTGGTTGCCGGAAGACCTGCCAACAGAGATGGTAAAACAGGTGCCAAAGCTGAAAATGAAGACGGATATTGTTAATCCATTGGTTTCCTCGCACCGCTTTTCTGAAAGCACAACGCACATATTGTTGAACGTGCGCGACAAGAAAACACAAGCGTACACGGCGCCATTTGTGCGACCGTTTTAATAGCGTCGAGGAATCTGCGGCCAGAATGGGACGATACAAGAATGGAATTGGTTTCACCCATTTGAACCAGAGGGGCCCTGAATCTGGACGATAATTTTGGGTTGAACATTACTACCCATTCTGTGTTTTTTGAAAACCAGCGGTATTTATCTTTCTGGGATTTGGCAAGACTAGCAAAAGCAGGGCTCGCCGGGACCAGTTCCGTTGAATATACAACAGGTTATTTGTCTTTTTTCCGGGACATTGTTTTTGGCACAATGATATGCAGCAAATGCTGGATGCACTAAAACAGGCATTTAATCATCACATTATGGTTGCCAATCTGGTCAGAGTCAGATATAGTACCGATTTCGGTTCATTGAAACTGAAAGCACTGTATGGCCCAATGGTGCGTTCGGGCAAAGGAATGGAACAGACGATCGGGGCATTAACGACCAACGGCTCGCTCTGCCTCACTAATACGAGCGACACACCAATTCCCGGCTTACTTGCAGAAATAGAGCATATTTTGGCAAAGGCATGCCAGGGAAATTTGGTTACTAAGGCTGAATGTTCTTTTCGATCAGCGTCCGTAAACGCTGATCATGCTCGTCGCCCCACTGCCCGATGGCGCCTATGACAGGAATGAGCGACTTTCCGAATTCGGTAAGGAAATACTCGACTTTGGGCG
This portion of the Dyadobacter sp. CECT 9275 genome encodes:
- a CDS encoding condensation domain-containing protein, translated to MKGQQNRTLGAFEKAFWLLDQIDSKDFALAADISGTQPVEKWSKAVDMAQQRHPNLSVSVVPDELSRPTLQHVNNLHIPLRVVHAEPDYRWEQEVEKELSVRFNTEEGPLLRVVLVQKTDSIVLILSANHTVADGTSLSYLTRDILLAVTGNELELMEAQVFNDETLWLPEDLPTEMVKQVPKLKMKTDIVNPLVSSHRFSESTTHILLNVRDKKTQAYTAPFVRPF